The following proteins are encoded in a genomic region of Oncorhynchus keta strain PuntledgeMale-10-30-2019 chromosome 8, Oket_V2, whole genome shotgun sequence:
- the LOC118386655 gene encoding H2.0-like homeobox protein isoform X1 has protein sequence MYTAGLNPFYASNFSLWSAYCAGGFAVDTMKKPSFCIADILQVGDSENIPGSSALMAHMGHRSQVHTSGSPLRPSPVGPEQSVYGGRLNPGSPYHRHGIHLTSVSRTSFNSQQAPPPSSKDLKFGIDRILSTDFDSKTKDILSLRDLTSIVSSNRQSGIHMPVQPSANQYFASIDPAMSDTSSTMSSLNGARQSGQHQFQDTFPGPYAVLTKDTIPQTYKRKRSWSRAVFSNLQRKGLEKRFEIQKYVTKPDRKQLAAMLGLTDAQVKVWFQNRRMKWRHSKEAQAQKDKEKETLGKSLTEAEPKEPEVSECESEASCESEFEEGQEDKSDVDISEHNKTSVIMTGATPVSTEEATSVGALTETVASSHM, from the exons ATGTATACGGCAGGACTCAATCCGTTTTACGCATCAAATTTTAGTCTTTGGTCTGCCTATTGCGCGGGTGGTTTCGCTGTGGATACAATGAAGAAGCCCTCATTTTGCATTGCTGACATTTTGCAGGTTGGGGATTCCGAGAACATCCCGGGATCCTCGGCCCTCATGGCTCATATGGGACACCGTTCTCAGGTCCACACCTCTGGATCTCCGCTGCGTCCTTCCCCGGTGGGGCCAGAACAGTCGGTCTACGGTGGGAGACTGAACCCCGGGTCTCCATATCACAGGCACGGAATACACTTAACGTCTGTATCTAGAACGAGTTTCAATTCCCAACAAGCTCCTCCACCATCGAGCAAGGACCTCAAGTTCGGAATCGATCGGATATTGTCAACAGACTTCGACTCAAAAACAAAAGACATATTGTCTTTAAGAG ATCTCACGTCCATTGTTAGCTCGAATCGTCAGTCAGGGATCCACATGCCCGTGCAGCCCTCGGCGAACCAGTACTTCGCATCCATAGACCCAGCGATGAGCGACACGTCCTCCACGATGAGCTCACTAAACGGCGCCAGGCAATCAGGGCAGCATCAGTTTCAGGACACCTTCCCAG gtccGTATGCTGTCCTCACAAAAGACACGATACCACAGACATACAAAAGGAAGAGGTCCTGGTCGCGAGCGGTCTTCTCCAACCTGCAAAGAAAAGGACTTGAGAAACGATTCGAAATACAGAAATACGTCACCAAACCCGACAGAAAACAACTGGCTGCAATGCTTGGCCTAACAGATGCACAG GTCAAAGTGTGGTTCCAGAACAGGCGCATGAAGTGGAGGCATTCGAAAGAAGCCCAGGCACAGAAGGACAAGGAGAAGGAGACACTGGGCAAGTCACTGACAGAGGCCGAGCCCAAAGAGCCGGAAGTGTCCGAGTGTGAGAGTGAAGCGAGCTGCGAGTCCGAATTCGAAGAAGGACAGGAGGACAAGAGTGACGTGGACATTTCTGAGCATAACAAGACTAGTGTGATCATGACCGGGGCCACCCCtgtgagtacggaagaggcaacTTCAGTCGGTGCCCTCACAGAAACTGTGGCATCATCACACATGTAA
- the LOC118386655 gene encoding H2.0-like homeobox protein isoform X2 yields the protein MYTAGLNPFYASNFSLWSAYCAGGFAVDTMKKPSFCIADILQVGDSENIPGSSALMAHMGHRSQVHTSGSPLRPSPVGPEQSVYGGRLNPGSPYHRHGIHLTSVSRTSFNSQQAPPPSSKDLKFGIDRILSTDFDSKTKDILSLRGPYAVLTKDTIPQTYKRKRSWSRAVFSNLQRKGLEKRFEIQKYVTKPDRKQLAAMLGLTDAQVKVWFQNRRMKWRHSKEAQAQKDKEKETLGKSLTEAEPKEPEVSECESEASCESEFEEGQEDKSDVDISEHNKTSVIMTGATPVSTEEATSVGALTETVASSHM from the exons ATGTATACGGCAGGACTCAATCCGTTTTACGCATCAAATTTTAGTCTTTGGTCTGCCTATTGCGCGGGTGGTTTCGCTGTGGATACAATGAAGAAGCCCTCATTTTGCATTGCTGACATTTTGCAGGTTGGGGATTCCGAGAACATCCCGGGATCCTCGGCCCTCATGGCTCATATGGGACACCGTTCTCAGGTCCACACCTCTGGATCTCCGCTGCGTCCTTCCCCGGTGGGGCCAGAACAGTCGGTCTACGGTGGGAGACTGAACCCCGGGTCTCCATATCACAGGCACGGAATACACTTAACGTCTGTATCTAGAACGAGTTTCAATTCCCAACAAGCTCCTCCACCATCGAGCAAGGACCTCAAGTTCGGAATCGATCGGATATTGTCAACAGACTTCGACTCAAAAACAAAAGACATATTGTCTTTAAGAG gtccGTATGCTGTCCTCACAAAAGACACGATACCACAGACATACAAAAGGAAGAGGTCCTGGTCGCGAGCGGTCTTCTCCAACCTGCAAAGAAAAGGACTTGAGAAACGATTCGAAATACAGAAATACGTCACCAAACCCGACAGAAAACAACTGGCTGCAATGCTTGGCCTAACAGATGCACAG GTCAAAGTGTGGTTCCAGAACAGGCGCATGAAGTGGAGGCATTCGAAAGAAGCCCAGGCACAGAAGGACAAGGAGAAGGAGACACTGGGCAAGTCACTGACAGAGGCCGAGCCCAAAGAGCCGGAAGTGTCCGAGTGTGAGAGTGAAGCGAGCTGCGAGTCCGAATTCGAAGAAGGACAGGAGGACAAGAGTGACGTGGACATTTCTGAGCATAACAAGACTAGTGTGATCATGACCGGGGCCACCCCtgtgagtacggaagaggcaacTTCAGTCGGTGCCCTCACAGAAACTGTGGCATCATCACACATGTAA